CAAAGTATCTTTGCGTTTTTGCATAATACAAAAGCGTTAGAAATATCCTTAGACATGGCATTTAGCAACCATGATACAACCATGCTATCTGCCGTTAACCACTTCTCATAATCATCTGAATCAAGTGCCGGAGctttaatttttccattaaTAAATCCCAATTTCTTCTTAGCTCTGAGAGCTATTTGAACCGACCAACTCCAAGAGAGATAATTGGGCCCTCTCAAAGGAGTGTTCACGAGACTGAATCCAGGAGCGTCGGAATTGTTAACATGATACAGATCATTTTCGCTATTCTTTGTGTTTATAGCAGCGATGATCTTCGCTAAATCCTCAGGAGTCATCATTGTTATCTATTGGCTAATCTCAAACAACAAAGGTATAGAATGCAGAGATTAGAGAATAAACCTtaaccaggctctgataccatgaaaagGATTGAAGAAtccagcaaaataaaaataaattaagaatttagTTGGTGGAGGTGCATAAACAGGTGCGACCTCAATCCATTTTTTTGTATATCTTAAATCGTTACTGTTGATGTACATATATACAAAAGAAAACCTGAGCTAGCCACAGTCCAAGAATTGAAGGAGTATGTGCTGGCATTTACTTAGATGTAGAGCTATTCTAACCGGTTAGTTAAGATACAAAATTGACTAACTAATTTCCTTTACAAAATCCCCTGAAAATTGAGAATACATCCGGAGCTTATAAGATGAAAACACCTTTTGGGCTGTTTAACTCTAATTCCTAGCGAGGTTTGGGATTTTCTTTGCTTCAGCATAATCATCAGCAATTCTGGATCCCTTGCACTTGTAACAAATAAGCATCAACTGCCTCTCAAATCTCAACCAAATGACAGACGTTACGAAGACATGATCCTACTTCAACCACATAATTTAACAAAGCATAAGACTTGTCCAAACCAGAACTTTCAAATTTATCTTCTGTTTTCACAGTATTGTAGACGATTCCAGTgccaataaattaataataccaATTTACTTGAGTTAAATTTCACTCTAGAGATTTCAAAGTTTTGCTTAATCCATATTGACAAATAATGAATGAGCTGGACATTTCAGAATATGCGTTGGCAGAGTGCCCACACAGCGAAGGGCTTCCACAACTTGGTATAAAAACTCATGTAGAAAATCCAAAAAAATGGTCACAAGACATCATTCCCTTCCACATGGGTCTTCTTTTTTAGTCCTTTCTCCTCATAATTCAAGTCCACTGAGTTGGGTATTAGGACCCTTAGGCAACTCTCTCTGTTATATGGAATTCAATTCCCAAGAAGCAACGAAAGTAAGGATGACAATTAAAATTGACCAAACAAAGAATAAAACAAAATCATCAGAAATTGCCCATTTTTTACTCTGACCCTGAAATCCCCAGTTCAATAGATCTCTGATCAGATTGCTTAATTGAAAATTCCATATAACAATAACAGCAATGGTGTTACgaagtaataaaaatatttcagatTTGGAAAAACTAGACTCTAAGGAGTAATGTTATTGCTATTATTGTTGTTGTACCTGCAAAGTACCTTGCACTTGACCATGTTGCCATAGACATAAAACCCAGGTGCAACCATGATCCGAACCATGGTTGGCACCAGCTTCTCAGCTCTGTCTCCTCCCATATCTTCCAtgtaaaccgaatcgaacctcACCCACTTATCCACCCTAAAGATTTGCAAACCAGGGTGCACTGAGTTGGCCAAGAGGTGCACCAGCCACACACTTTTAGAAGCACCAAAGAATGCCTGCAACAGTGGCTCAGGCCAGGCTCTGTTCCACCCCAACATAGCAACAATCTCATTCATTTTCCTGTCACAGAACTTGCTGAACTCTTCGCTGAAATGCCTTGTCCCCTTATTCAACACTTCCTCCCATGTCAACTCATTCAATACATTGAAAGATGCATAGTTTGCTTCACATCTATCAATTGGGTTCAATATTTGGTTTGTAGAACTCTTTTGGAACCCAACAgattcaaaatcttcaaagaaaGCTTTGTTCAGCAAGGCTTCAAGGTAAAAGAGCACACTTTTTGAATTATTGGAGAATGAAATCTTTATATCGTATGGTTGGAACAGCACAGATATTCTTTCATAAACTCTGGCTCCAAGTCCCATGTGCCTGAGTTGCTTGGTGAGTGATCTGCTCAAAAGCCTAACTGAGGATCTAGCTTCAGAAACTGAAACCAAGAATTGCTCTACGACActgttttgatgatgatgatggattCTGAAACCTTTCCCAGCTCGATATGGTGAGTTGATGGCACACTCGTCAAGCCCCGTCTTTAAATTATGGCAATAAACTTCAAGCTTGTTAAGCTTCTTTTCGAGTTCAGACATTGAATGCTTGAGCCTTGAAGCTTCAAGAAGTGCTTCATCTCTCCTTTTTCTTGCTTGAATTAGCTTATGAGAGAGCTCGGCCACAGCAATCCTCCATTGTTCCTCTCTTGCCGGTGATGAATCTATAGATTTTGGACTTCTTCTTGTGAACGAAGAGAAGATAGACTTGAAGAGTCCATTAGGACTTGCAGTAAAAGATGAGTGCTTGTTTGATCCATTGTTGTCCAAAGAAACCACAGAGATCTTCTCTCGCGAGTGTGGACGGCAATTGTTACAAGAAACGGAACCATCTTCTCCACAGCTTTCACTAGATTCCTGCCGTTTCTTGGAGTTGGGCTTGCCGTTTTTGTCATGAAGAGGCGTTGGCAGGTGCTTTGGAGTCTCTCTCTTATCCACACAATCAGTAGCTGTAGTCACTGATGTCGCCTTCCCTCGGCTTCTCTCTTCACTGCATGCATCTTCATATTCTTCTATTTCGCATTCCTGAATCTGccaaaagcaaataataaaaaaagatgaaaattctaaacttttctttcccctTCCATAATTCTTTTCTCAGGAAACAAACAGGTGGGTACTTACAGCAGTGAAACGAGGGGACAGATGAGGGGGCAGTGGAGCAGGAGAGGAGATAGGGGAcatagaagaggaaggagaagaagaggacGAAGGAGCCATTCCTATTTGTTATTGATCTCATTTTTGGAGTGGGGCATTAGTCTTTTTATTTGAACTACGTAAATGACACATATTCTATGCAACTATATATCAGAAGcagatttttattaattattataatattatcttaTGGTGCAGTATTGTCATCTGCGTTTCAATCTCTTttcgttttctttcactttcttagGTTGCTGTTTCGTCGTCTTGTAATCATGTTGGTGAATCACAGGTAGACATTTAAGTACTACTGCTCCCTGCTGCTGTGTTTCTGAAAATTAACAGTATATCAACTGTTCAGATTTTCTTGACACCTTTTTTTTAAGGGTcactaatataaaattatttagatttCCGAATCACAATTAACAAGAACTTCAAGCAATTAAAGCAGCAAATCATCAACAAACAATCTAAAATATCCagataatttttatctaattctcattaaattattttaccaTTTATTTCATTGTGgttactaaaattaattttaatttataaaaaatcacTCAATTTACTGGTctgattttaattcaaaattaatttaatttattttttaaattaaactgaaatcagtctaatttaaaatgatttaaaacgatttgaattttttaataattttaatttaattttaaagtggTTATGGTTTCAATTTTTTaccatttcaatttcaattaaattcaaattataaacattgattttgatttgaaataaaatttaaagataaaaaatttaaataaaatataaaaaaataaatataagaatctatattttattaaataaataaattataaaatgtattcatttacataatataaaaaataaaataatatatataatataaaaataaaataatattacatttaaatgtaaataatatttttttataaagttaaaaataaattctaacttaattatttgataatttaacttacacattaattttaagtgatataattttttaaaataatttatttaagaaataaaaaattaaatcggaTCATCGATTTTAACTTATCAATTTCAATCTAATTTCAGTTTTGATTCAGGAGGAAAACTAATCCTTCTAATTTAAAGTTTCAATCCAATTCAGAAACCAAAATCGATTAATCGATCCGATTCCAAATTTGACCATTCTAATTTCAAATCTATTTACCATCCATACCAGACTGTGACCATATTAACTCagctttttatttaaatttcaaatactaactttaattaaaattctataAATTTTCGGTTAGATGTCTAcgtgaattaaatttaaaaaattaaaatttttgctaTGCAGGTGAGGGAGATATTTATAGgtcttttttttgaaatggaatggAGGTCTTTATAATCATATATagcaaagatttttttttttttaaatagagattTACCGAATTTTGAGGatagtttgaaattaaaataagaaattaagtgattttatgaaGTAAAATTAAGTTTATTAACTACAATGAAATAAACATACAGTAACTGcgaataaaaattaatcaaaatatcCAAAGAATAATTATTCAACAACCTCAATGTAGAGTTTCCACATTTTGAAGGTATCTAGTATTAATTAACCATAGAAAATGTTCATCATTATTTCAAGAACCCACACCATAACGTATTGCAAGCAAAGATGACCGAACAGTGCAGTCAATAATATCCGTTACTAATGCAAAAAAAGAAAGACGAAGAATGTGAACAGAAGAAAAGGGGATGGACGAGCGTTCAATTCATAATCTATAAGTAAATGAGTTCATATTCATTCACTTCTTCATCAGCTAGCGAATTTTCCAGAGAAATGTAAGGAATATTAAGATAATATTGACTGTGCTAAATGTATTGacaaaatatatatgaaaaggAAAAACTTGATCGACCAAGTTGATCCCGTAATGTAGAATGGATCAAGCTTCTCCATTCTttccagttttttttttttttaattagattatTAGCTTTATAAATATGCGACTCAACTCAACGCTTCAAATTCTCCACATAAATCAAGCAATGGCTGGCGATGGTTATGTGGTTAGTGAAATCCAGCAGAGTCACATTAAATACATTTCTATGTAGAGAAGCTGTCACATTTAATGCTAACATAAAATCTTCAACTACGCACATTAATTCCCATAGATAGAAAAGTTCGTGCGGTGGATGCAATGCCACAAACCAAGAAAACTTGCAGAATTGAGAGATGGGCTTTTGCTTTGCATGTGAAGTTAATAAATGAGACAATAGTGCAGGCTGAGTCCTGAGATTGTGATCGCTGACTCGCCGTGGTCCTCTTAGCCGCTGACCTGTGTGAAATATCACCAATTTTTGGGATCACGTGCGGCCGTAGCTGCTAGGCCCAGCCTACTTGCA
The Manihot esculenta cultivar AM560-2 chromosome 1, M.esculenta_v8, whole genome shotgun sequence genome window above contains:
- the LOC110620158 gene encoding IRK-interacting protein produces the protein MAPSSSSSPSSSMSPISSPAPLPPHLSPRFTAIQECEIEEYEDACSEERSRGKATSVTTATDCVDKRETPKHLPTPLHDKNGKPNSKKRQESSESCGEDGSVSCNNCRPHSREKISVVSLDNNGSNKHSSFTASPNGLFKSIFSSFTRRSPKSIDSSPAREEQWRIAVAELSHKLIQARKRRDEALLEASRLKHSMSELEKKLNKLEVYCHNLKTGLDECAINSPYRAGKGFRIHHHHQNSVVEQFLVSVSEARSSVRLLSRSLTKQLRHMGLGARVYERISVLFQPYDIKISFSNNSKSVLFYLEALLNKAFFEDFESVGFQKSSTNQILNPIDRCEANYASFNVLNELTWEEVLNKGTRHFSEEFSKFCDRKMNEIVAMLGWNRAWPEPLLQAFFGASKSVWLVHLLANSVHPGLQIFRVDKWVRFDSVYMEDMGGDRAEKLVPTMVRIMVAPGFYVYGNMVKCKVLCRYNNNNSNNITP